Part of the Flagellimonas eckloniae genome, GCTTAAAAGATGTAATCCTTTTGGGCAATTCTCTTGGTGGACACATTGGTCTTTTACATACCAAGATGTTTCCCAAAATGGTAAAGGCCTTGGTCATTACTGGAAGCTCCGGTCTATATGAAAAAGCAATGGGCGATGGTTATCCCCGACGTGGCGATTATGAGTTTATAAAAAAGAAGGCCGAAGACGTTTTTTACGATCCAAAAGTTGCCACAAAAGAAATTGTGGACGAGGTATTTGCCACCATCAACGACCGTATGAAATTGGTGAAGACCTTATCTATTGCAAAAAGTGCGATTCGGCACAATATGTCTAAAGACCTCCCCCATATGAATACCCCAACTTGCATTATCTGGGGCGAAAATGATACGGTAACCCCTCCTGAGGTTGCCAAAGAGTTTCATGAACTGCTCCCAGATTCAGATTTGTTCTGGATTGAAAAATGTGGTCACGCACCCATGATGGAGCATCCCGAGGATTTTAATAAAATTCTGGAAGCTTGGCTTAACAAGCGAAATTTCTAAAGCTATGAAAATTACTTCGGCCGAATTTGTAATGAGCAATTC contains:
- a CDS encoding alpha/beta fold hydrolase is translated as MEEQIIEEGKYRYIEIGEGTPMIILHGLMGGLSNFQGVSEYFPSKGYQILIPELPIYDMPMLKTTVKNFAKFLEDFIEFKGLKDVILLGNSLGGHIGLLHTKMFPKMVKALVITGSSGLYEKAMGDGYPRRGDYEFIKKKAEDVFYDPKVATKEIVDEVFATINDRMKLVKTLSIAKSAIRHNMSKDLPHMNTPTCIIWGENDTVTPPEVAKEFHELLPDSDLFWIEKCGHAPMMEHPEDFNKILEAWLNKRNF